The Bradyrhizobium oligotrophicum S58 genome contains the following window.
GCCGCCTGCCCGCGGTCCGCGGCGGTGCCTGCATCCACCGCAATGGTCCGAACCGTTTTTGCCGTGGCAGCCGCGGCCGTTGCGTGCGCGGGCAAGACTTCGGTCGCGACATGCTCTCTGAGCAGCTCGGCATGATCTGGAAACCACATCGAGTTCGGCTCAGCGCTGTTGGCGCGTTCGGCAAAGGCGCGGGTCAATCCCAGTTTCTGCAGCCGTTCTTCCTCGATTGCTATGGTTCGGCTGCGCTCGGCGGAGGTGATTCCCCGATAGGAGGGTTGGTGGAATCCGAGCCGTGCATCTGACAGGATGACCCGGTCCTTGCCACCCAGGAAGACAATGGTGCAGGCTGACAAGCATTGCTTCTCGACCATGGTCGACAATCCACGCGCCTTGATGAGATCGGACATCGCTTGCGCCTCGCGGATGCGGCCTCCAGTGGAGTCGAGCCGCACCGTCTTGACCTCCGGCATCGCGCTCAGGAAACCCTCCAGCTCCTTGGCCACGCCGAATTTGATGCCGCCGGTGAATTCCAGCAGCTCGCCAGAGGCAAGGACCCTGAACTGATGCGGTCCCAGCGCGCTGTCGCCGGCAACGATTTCCGCAATGCCTGCGATCTGCGGCAGGCCTTGCGTGAAGAAATGCCAAAGCGTGATTCCGACACCGAGCGCGACCATGATCTTCGCGATGCCGCCCCATGCGCTGTCGCCGGCGTCGCGATAGCGCGTCGCCGAGCGCCAGATGCCGACGGTCTGCCAAAGCGTGAACAACGAGATGCAGAGCCATATCACGCAGATCAGGACGAGCGCCGGCACCGGCTGCGCATCGAACCCCTGCTGCACGACCAGCGAGGTCGCGACCGCGATCGCTAGCGTCGCAATCACGCCAAGCAGCGCTCCATTGACCCAGTACGACGCGGCCAAGGACAGCTCACCGCGCCAATGACGGACAAGGTAGCTCCGCTGCACGCGCACTGGCCCGTCCGCGAGCGGAGGTGGCGGCTCGACACTCGCCTCACTCCGGTCAAGGCAATAGACGGCGGTTGCAGCAAACCGGTCGTACCAAGCATCCGTCCGGGTGTAGACCTGTCGCCATGCGGCGAGGCCGACAATCAGCAGCGGACAATAGGATGCGAGCGTCAGGCCAAGGAGGAGAGATGCGGGTAGCGCGGCAATGTCCAGGAATGACACCACGACCGGCCAGATCAACGCTGGACTCGCGATCAGAATCAGCAGGCCGTAACGCCGTCTGACCGCGGCGTTCGTCACCGCACTGCCATCTGCGCTCGCCAGGCGACTACGGCAGATCCGTCGGCCTGGCGTACCGGCGTTGATGTCGAACATGGCGCGCCAAGCCAGCAACAGCGGCAGCAGGAAAAGTCCGAGCGAGAGACCCTTGATCGGAGTGCCCTCGGCATCGAGCATACTGTCGATGTGGATTTCCTTGGTGAACGGACCTTCCTGCGTGACCTGTGCGACCCGCAGCATCCGAGCGGAGGGCAGACCGAACACGGCGTTTGTGCAATCGACGATCCGGTTCGGCTTGAGATCGGCAGGTATGGCGACCCCGGGCGGGATCGCGTCAAGCTTTCTGCAACTGATGGCATAGACGCCGTCGGCGAACTGAATGTGCCCGTGGCTCAAGGGAAACAGCACCAGCGCGCAGACTTGCAGCACGACCGCGATAGCCGTCATGTCGATCAGCACGGCACCCAGGCGGCGCCAGACGCCGGCACGCTTGAGCTTGCTGCTGAGATCCTGGTCTGTCACGAACCGCTCGGCGAACATCGCTGGCCATGGCCGCCACATGCGGCAGTCTATCCGGATGCTGCCTGGAATCGATTACCGTGACAAGCGGGACCGGCCTTAAAAGGCGAGCGTTTAGCGTGCGCCGAACGTCGTCCTGCCAAACAGCTCCTTGTGCGACGACGGCTGCGAGCGCCAATATTGCGGAGGCACCGACACCTGTCCGCCAAGCTCGGCGGCAGCATGCCAGCCCCAGCGCGGATCGTAGAGCATGCCGCGGGCGAGCGCGACCATGTCGGCCTTGCCCGATGCAACGATCTCCTCGGCTTGCTGCGCCTGCGTGATGAGGCCGACCGCCATGGTTGGAAGTCCCGTCGCCTGCTTCACGGCCTCAGCGAACGGCACCTGATAGCCGGGTCCGAGCGTGATCTTCTGCAACGGAGAGACACCGCCAGAGGAAACGTCGATCCAGTCGACGCCGCGATGTTTCAGTGCCTCGGCGAAGGCGATCGTCTGCGGCAGGTCCCAGCCACCTTCGACCCAATCGGTCGCCGAGACGCGTACGCCGACCGGCTTGTCGGCGGGGAATGTCTCGCGCACGGCGTCGAAGACTTCCAGTGGAAACCGCATGCGGTTTTCGAGCGAGCCGCCGTATTGATCGGTACGCTGATTGGCGAGCGGCGACAGGAACTGATGCAGCAGATAGCCGTGGGCGCCATGAAGTTCGAGCGCGTCGATGCCGAGTCGTTCGGCGCGCTTGGCGGCGTCGACGAAGGCGTCGCGGATGCGCACCAGCCCGGCGGCATCGACCGCAAGCGGCGCCAGCTCGCCCTCCTTGTGCGCGATCGCGGACGGCGCCACCGTCTGCCAGCCACCTTGCTCCAGCGGAATCTGCTGACCGCCGTCCCATGGCCGTTGGCTCGATCCCTTGCGCCCGGCATGGGCGAGCTGCATTGCAACGGCGGCCTTTGAATGTTTGCGGACCGACGCCAAGATCGGCTTCAGTGCTGCTTCGGTCGCGTCGTCCCACAGCCCTAGACAGCCGGGCGTGATACGCCCGATCGGCTCGACATGCGTCGCCTCGATGCAGAACATCGCCGCGCCCGACAGCGCCAGCGTGTTGATGTGCGTGAAATGCCAGTCATTGGCCGCGCCATCATCGGCCGAGTACTGGCACATCGGCGACACCATGATGCGGTTGGCGAGTTCGAGACTGCGCAGCTTGATCGGAGAGAACAGAACGCTCATGCTGAGTTCCAGGCTGGGAATGTTGACGCGATGATCTGACGGCCGCGAGTGTCGATCATCGATGGGCCGCGGTCAACGCGGGCGGCTGCAGCGACGTCGCGGCTCATTGCATCAGCGTGAACTGCAGCAGCAGGGTCCGCTGGATCATCGAGAAATTGTCGTCGGACACCAGGGTCAGCACGGTCTCGCCCTCCGGCGTGACATGCGCGTCGATGCCCTCGAGATTGTCGATCTCCTGGCCGAGATCGGCGGAGAAGATTGCGGGGCCGTCGACCAGCGCGCCCGGTGCAATGTCGGCAAGACGGATGCGGCGGATCCGGATGCCTACTCCCGTGAACAGGGAGAACTTCCGTTCCAGCACCAGCAGGTCACCCGACGGCAGCAGCACCGCATCGCTGACGTCG
Protein-coding sequences here:
- a CDS encoding NADH:flavin oxidoreductase/NADH oxidase codes for the protein MSVLFSPIKLRSLELANRIMVSPMCQYSADDGAANDWHFTHINTLALSGAAMFCIEATHVEPIGRITPGCLGLWDDATEAALKPILASVRKHSKAAVAMQLAHAGRKGSSQRPWDGGQQIPLEQGGWQTVAPSAIAHKEGELAPLAVDAAGLVRIRDAFVDAAKRAERLGIDALELHGAHGYLLHQFLSPLANQRTDQYGGSLENRMRFPLEVFDAVRETFPADKPVGVRVSATDWVEGGWDLPQTIAFAEALKHRGVDWIDVSSGGVSPLQKITLGPGYQVPFAEAVKQATGLPTMAVGLITQAQQAEEIVASGKADMVALARGMLYDPRWGWHAAAELGGQVSVPPQYWRSQPSSHKELFGRTTFGAR
- a CDS encoding COG3904 family protein is translated as MFAERFVTDQDLSSKLKRAGVWRRLGAVLIDMTAIAVVLQVCALVLFPLSHGHIQFADGVYAISCRKLDAIPPGVAIPADLKPNRIVDCTNAVFGLPSARMLRVAQVTQEGPFTKEIHIDSMLDAEGTPIKGLSLGLFLLPLLLAWRAMFDINAGTPGRRICRSRLASADGSAVTNAAVRRRYGLLILIASPALIWPVVVSFLDIAALPASLLLGLTLASYCPLLIVGLAAWRQVYTRTDAWYDRFAATAVYCLDRSEASVEPPPPLADGPVRVQRSYLVRHWRGELSLAASYWVNGALLGVIATLAIAVATSLVVQQGFDAQPVPALVLICVIWLCISLFTLWQTVGIWRSATRYRDAGDSAWGGIAKIMVALGVGITLWHFFTQGLPQIAGIAEIVAGDSALGPHQFRVLASGELLEFTGGIKFGVAKELEGFLSAMPEVKTVRLDSTGGRIREAQAMSDLIKARGLSTMVEKQCLSACTIVFLGGKDRVILSDARLGFHQPSYRGITSAERSRTIAIEEERLQKLGLTRAFAERANSAEPNSMWFPDHAELLREHVATEVLPAHATAAAATAKTVRTIAVDAGTAADRGQAAAPPWPRPTVSVPLPPDLVQRLQSSKPPGRFPSPVTGLK